The Brevibacterium atlanticum genome segment GCAGACGCCGAGGATGCGCAGAAAGTCCCGCGCCCACGTCGGAACAGGTTCCATATCGTCGGCTTCCATCCCATCAGGTGACGGCAGCGGGTGCGGTTCAGGCCGTGGCGTACTCATGATGTCATGATGCCAGAGGACAAGGCTCCCGATCCCTCAGAACGTGTGCCGAAACCGTCACGCCGCCGACCCGGGCCAGCGCGGCCGGCTGCCTCAGTCCGGCTTCCGGAACACCGACGGCAACTTCTTCACCCGTCGTCCGGTCTCTCGATACGACCATGAGCGCATCGGCTGGGGTACCCGCCATTGCAGCTTCCACGCGAGCATGCGGAAGCCGAAGGCGGCGGCCGCGATGATGAGTGAGGTGATCCCGCCCAGCCATCCGGCCACCTCGGCGAGGATCGTCAGCCCCGACCCGAACAGGGCGGGGATGAGGTAGAGGTCGGTGCCGCGGAAGATCGCGGGGTCCTCGCTGGCCACGGCGTCGCGCATGAGCCCACCTCCGCATGCGGTCAGAGCTCCCATGAGCAGCGCCACTGGGAAGTTCGCTCCGGCGCCCAGAGCGACCGTCGTGCCGGTGACGCTGAAGAGGCCGAGACCCATCGCGTCGAAGGCGACGATCCAGATCCGGGCCCGACTCATGTGCCGACCGATGATGTAGACGAGCAGCGTCGCGATGAGCGGAGGCGCGAGATAGACCGGATGGGCGAGGGCATTCGGCACACGGTCGAGGAGGACATCGCGGATCATGCCGCCGCCGATGC includes the following:
- a CDS encoding trimeric intracellular cation channel family protein; the protein is MELNLQEVIFLALDLTGTFVFAVSGVLLAARRSFDITGGLVLGTMTGIGGGMIRDVLLDRVPNALAHPVYLAPPLIATLLVYIIGRHMSRARIWIVAFDAMGLGLFSVTGTTVALGAGANFPVALLMGALTACGGGLMRDAVASEDPAIFRGTDLYLIPALFGSGLTILAEVAGWLGGITSLIIAAAAFGFRMLAWKLQWRVPQPMRSWSYRETGRRVKKLPSVFRKPD